The Phoenix dactylifera cultivar Barhee BC4 unplaced genomic scaffold, palm_55x_up_171113_PBpolish2nd_filt_p 000077F, whole genome shotgun sequence region AAAGAACACTTATATCCTTTTCAATTTGATTTGTCCTAATCTGTATATTCATTTTTTCCAACTAAATCACTTATGTTCAAAATATCTCAGATCATTCActgcaataaaaaaaattctcttgCAGGTGGATTTGACCGAATCATTGCTTCAAGCCATATGTCATTCCAAAAGGTGGGGCACTCTGGCCTTTGTGCTTCTGGAGATTCTATTCTGGTGTCTCGTTGCTGGCTTCTTACATATGAAAGGCATTTATATAAAAATGTAGCTCACGAGGATCGTGTATATATTGCCCAAGCACATTTGTGATTAACATTCAGCCCCAACTGTTCCTCTACTGAAACATTGCTGTGAGATTGGAACCCTCCAACTGACCTCCTTTCGTTTTGGCATATCCTGGTCAATTGAAATAGATCATGAAAGTTGCCATGTGATTTTTTTCACAAAGTTCTGCACTCTGCATTCTTGTAGGCATCCATGGTATCTTAATGTATCCATGCATCTTAACAACTAATTGGGCAGATTTCACTGCATCACTGAATATCTTTGTGTTTGTCTATTCTTCTTATGCTTGATCTGTAGGAACTGAATACTTCTCTGTTCTCCTTGTTTTATACTCTCTCCACCGTTGGCTTCTATTATTGGAAAACCCAACCCTAATGACCGACTCCACATCATCAGGCTAAAGAGACACCAGGTGTTCCTTCCCTCCTGCCACATAAGCTGACCATTGAaacatttcttctttttttttctgaatcgAGGCCTTGCATGCCAACAAGAATCATCAGACAGCAACAGGTACATGGGATGCTGAAGGAGCTTAGAACAGCAAGGTATTGGCAGCAGATAATGCCACCTGTGAGCTCTGATGATTCATGATCTCTTGTTAGCACTGGATTGTGGATAGATATTCTTCGCCAATAATGTAAGCTACGCAGTTATGATGAGCAAGGTTAGTTTTGTGGAGTAAAATGAATTATGTTCAGTCATTTAAACATTTTTATCTGTGCTTCTTGGCTCCATCACTAGTTCTTCCTAGAGTTTAATTCATCCAGAGGtagaagaaacaaaacaaatGGTCCAATTTGCTGGCCAAGGCCAGCAGGATCACCAAGATAAAAACATGTTGGTCTTGAAACTGCATCACTAGCCTTCTATTGTGCTTTActcatcaaaattttaatttcttttgtgatggaaaaaataaaataaaatccttTTGTGCTGGAATGTTTGTTTAaataggaaaagagagagagagagagagagaaaataatacAATATAAGAGAAACATGAGATCATTCACATATGCCAGCCTTGATGCAATTTACCACAGATAATTCAGATCATCATGGTTGTTTAATTGCTAATTAGCTTTGTAAAAACATTGTATTAGAAAAGTTGATTTTATGCAttctaaaataaagaaataaaggtAATGTTATATCAAAAGTGTTTATAAAATGTAGGGaggcttttttttaattattattcctAAGCTCATTTTTCAAGTTTCATGACTTGTTAgtgtttttaaaataaatttgttGAAAAACATTAACAAACGGTTTAGGATTGCTCTCATTAACCACAAAGTGGATTTGttagccacaaaaaaaaaaaaaaaaaaaaagttataaagGTGGATCCAGAAAATTCTCGCTTGCAAGCTCAAAGCCCTCTTTTTTAGGCCATGTCTGATCTGTCTTCTTCTAGACAAGTTGGACGCACCCCAAAGTTCCAATATCAAGGCCATTCCCCGTTGTCCGTCCCAAAAATATCCATTCCAATCCCCTAAAAAGAAGCCGGTATTAAGCGCCAGCTCGAATCCCTAAAAaacgaaaccctaaccctaatcatAACCCTACAAATTTGAACGCCTTCGGGAATAGCAATCCCTTCGTCTTCCCAATGCACGGCTTCGATCGGAGCTACCCTGACGGGCTCCGCCCCTACGACGGCGGCGCGGCGGACGCCGGCGGCCGGGGGCTGGAGATCGTGAGCGGGAAGGCCTACAGCGCGGGCCAGACAAGCATCTGCCGCCTGCCTCCGCCGCCGGGGGCACGGTGGCGGGCGGTCGGAGGCGGGGGCACCCTCACGTCGTCGACGACGTCGCTGTCGTCGGGGCCGGCGCCGTGGTGGGCCGCCGACGCGGAGGCGAAGCGGCGACGGAGGGTGGCGCGGTACAAGATCTACGCGGTACAGGGCAAGGTCAAGGCCTCGATCCGCAAGACCTTCCGGTGGGTCAAGGCTCTCGTCCGGGGCTGGTGAGGAGGCGGAGGCCTTTATTACGATCGAAATGACCTCTCTAAGTCACCGGAGTTGATGCCAGAGATTGGGATGGATGGCGTGGGTGTAATGTGGGGTGCTCTTTGCGGTCGTCTTGGATTATTTTACAGTGATCGTcacattctttaatttatttgttcgataaatattttaaaatgtcCATCTGCTTGGCGATTttaattcttttccttttttttattatttttttatggttTTGTTTTAAGCAGGTATTTAATTTGTATAATTCTTTGAGAATTATACAAGAGACCTATCGAACATAAATTATCCATGTTCAAATAATCTTGATAATTGGTGGGAAAAAACGCAGACAATTTAGAAAATAAAGATGCTAGGgcttttattgttattttatgtTATCAATTCTTAGATTAGTTGTTCCTCAGACCATTATTTAAGTTATAGGTCATATTGATTTACATTGTAAgtctatgtatatgtatatatttaataaaatcatataaagGTTAGTCTTGGGTGCATGGTTGTACCTGAGATTTTTCTTGTGCAGCTAGCTACTCTTTATTTGTCATTTTGTTGGAAGGAGGACATTTATGTAAAGTAAATACCTGTTTTCCTAGGTCCTAAGATACTAATAAATGATGCTGAAAATTGCAGCCGTTTACAGAACATAAATACCTTGAATGCTCACACTTAGGATGTAACTCTTTTGTTTTCCCCCTTCTAGTGCGCACATATGTGGATGCACACAAGATCATCAAGCCATAGAATATGATTAATAAGATTGTGAGTATTTTCTACCTGCTTAACCACATGTCTCAAAGCATAGGGTGAATTATAAAGGATAAAACTAAATGGCATTATATTTGACCTATGTAGGATGCCAAACATGTGTACATGTTCAAGTGAATGTGTATAACATGTTATTGCTTTTTTCTTTGGTTCTGGTTTACATATGAATATATTTAGTGGATTGTAGGTTGATAACTATCTATCGAAAACTCCTTCCATTAGACAAACACATCAAATTCCTATGTGATGAATGCCAAATAAATAACATGATCTGAAAACAATATCAGAACAGAACACCTATTTATGTTAAATGTGATAGATAGCTCACACTTAGGATCTATCAAAAACTCCTTTTATCTTACAAAATCGTCTGTTTCAAATGTGACGAATATCATGAATAATATGTTCGAGAGACTCAAACCAAAATATCGAATTGCGTTAAATGGATTGATAGGATGATATATCCATCGAATACtcctttcatcttcaaatgtgaTGAAAGCCAAATAATTAACTTAATTAAAAGATAATATCAAAGTAGAAATTTTAGCTCCATTTCTTTCATGGATTGATTGGATGCTAGGTATCGAACAAATACTCCTTTTTATCTCATAAAGCCCTATGATCCAGACGTGATGAGACCATAACTATAACaattcataaaaaatatttctctTATTCTTTTGAATCAAATGATTTGGATCATGATagcgaaaaataaatgaaaaaaattaaatattttgttagttttgcttttatttttaatcgcattttttttcttttttgttaggGGACTATAATTTCTTTATAGGGAATAGGAACAACAGGCCaatcaaaaatgaaaatagatttatcaagtttcataaataTAACTCAACTTATAATCAACTTGGAGAATCATAATAGTTATTGGGCAACTTAGGTAACTCAAGCCTAACTAGATCCAGTATGACTTAAATTTAAGTTGGTATCGCAACTCTTAATATTGAGAAGGTTTCTCCATGCAGTTGCTAGGAAATTTGCAACATAAAGAAAGCATCACTTTGtcaccctccctctctctccagcTTAGAATGCCAAGGCCCACTCCCACCCCCCTTCATCACTCGCCATGTTTTAATCTAATTGGAGGCATGATATCCCATGCAATTTATTATTATGAAGGAGATGTTTGGGGATGAAGTTTGTCATGAAACATcaaagattcaaaaaaaaaaaaattatggtatACTTAAGCATCACATAAGTTTGTAAATTGAATTTTAAGAAAATTATGATAGAGCTTTTATTttgtaattatataattattttaaatactATCTTATTATTTTGCGTAATCAAATTGAGCTGAATTTGATCAAATACGAGCAAGTTGTGTGAGGTTGGATTTAGCAATTTTGGAGCCGGCTGGAAATTTACTAAAACCACCTCGTCTTATCCCGGGTTGCACGACTCTTGAAGCTTGCATATTTTAATACTTTTCCCATCCAAGGCAAGCCGAGCGGTCGGCTCTCTGCTCCCAAATCCCAAcctccccttctcctcttccctccGCTCCGGCGCCGCCCGTTCACCGCCGCCTACCACCGTAGGACCGTCCCGGCGTCCGACCGCGCTGCCCGAACGCCGTCCGCGGTCTCTCCCTTGTTACAAGGTTgacctttccccccttcttcttcttcttcttcttcttcttcttcttcttcttcctccttctactcCAACTTCGTTAATCTG contains the following coding sequences:
- the LOC120104711 gene encoding uncharacterized protein LOC120104711 encodes the protein MHGFDRSYPDGLRPYDGGAADAGGRGLEIVSGKAYSAGQTSICRLPPPPGARWRAVGGGGTLTSSTTSLSSGPAPWWAADAEAKRRRRVARYKIYAVQGKVKASIRKTFRWVKALVRGW